A genomic window from Pseudomonas cavernicola includes:
- a CDS encoding fatty acid--CoA ligase, with product MLQTRVIPPAENAYPYPLLIKRLLLSGSRYEKTREIVYRDSVRYSYATFNERVARLANVLTAAGVKAGDTVAVMDWDSHRYLECMFAIPMLGAVLHTINIRLSPEQILYTMNHAEDRFVLVNCEFVPLYQGIASQLTTVEKTLLLTDTAEKSAALPNLVGEYEELLAAADPRYDFADFDENSVATTFYTTGTTGNPKGVYFTHRQLVLHTLSMATLLGSLDSIRLMGTDDVYMPITPMFHVHAWGVPYVATMLGVKQVYPGRYDPELLVKLWQKEKVTFSHCVPTILQMVMNAKAAQGVDFGGWKLIIGGSALTRTQYEAAKARGIQLTAAYGMSETCPMISCAHLNEELLAGSEDERTTYRIKAGVPVPLVEAAIMDDHGQFLPADGESQGELVLRAPWLTQGYFREPEKSAELWAGGWLHTGDVATIDGMGVIDIRDRIKDVIKTGGEWISSLELEDLISRHAAVREVAVVGMPDPQWGERPFALLVVRDGQALDAKGLKEHLKPFVEQGHLSKWAIPTQIALVTEIPKTSVGKLDKKRIRLDIAQWQASGSAFLSTL from the coding sequence ATGTTGCAGACCCGTGTCATTCCGCCGGCTGAAAATGCCTACCCTTATCCTCTGTTGATCAAACGTCTGCTGCTGTCCGGTAGCCGGTACGAGAAAACTCGCGAAATCGTCTACCGCGACAGCGTGCGTTACAGCTATGCGACCTTCAATGAGCGGGTTGCGCGCTTGGCCAATGTACTGACGGCGGCGGGGGTGAAGGCCGGTGATACCGTGGCCGTGATGGACTGGGATAGCCACCGTTACCTCGAGTGTATGTTCGCCATTCCGATGCTTGGCGCGGTGTTGCACACCATCAATATCCGCCTATCGCCCGAGCAGATTCTCTACACCATGAATCATGCGGAAGACAGGTTTGTGCTGGTCAATTGCGAGTTCGTGCCGCTCTATCAGGGCATCGCCAGTCAGTTGACCACTGTTGAGAAAACCCTGCTGCTGACCGACACGGCAGAAAAGAGCGCAGCACTGCCAAACCTGGTCGGGGAGTACGAAGAGCTGCTGGCGGCTGCCGATCCGCGGTATGACTTCGCGGATTTCGATGAAAACTCGGTAGCCACCACGTTCTACACCACCGGTACCACTGGTAATCCCAAAGGGGTGTATTTCACCCATCGCCAACTGGTGCTGCACACCCTGTCCATGGCCACTTTGCTGGGCAGCCTGGACAGCATCCGCCTGATGGGCACCGACGACGTCTACATGCCGATCACCCCGATGTTCCACGTGCACGCCTGGGGCGTGCCCTACGTGGCGACCATGCTTGGGGTGAAGCAGGTCTACCCGGGGCGTTACGACCCGGAACTGTTGGTCAAGCTGTGGCAGAAGGAGAAAGTCACCTTCTCCCATTGCGTACCGACCATCCTGCAGATGGTGATGAATGCCAAGGCCGCGCAGGGTGTGGATTTTGGCGGTTGGAAGTTGATCATCGGTGGCAGCGCGCTGACCCGTACGCAGTACGAGGCGGCCAAGGCCCGCGGGATTCAGCTCACCGCGGCTTATGGGATGTCCGAGACGTGCCCGATGATCTCGTGCGCACACCTCAACGAAGAGCTGCTGGCCGGCAGCGAGGACGAGCGCACGACTTACCGGATCAAGGCCGGCGTACCGGTGCCTTTGGTCGAGGCGGCGATCATGGATGACCATGGCCAGTTCCTGCCGGCCGACGGCGAGTCCCAGGGCGAGCTGGTGTTGCGTGCGCCCTGGTTGACCCAGGGCTATTTCCGCGAGCCGGAAAAGAGTGCCGAGTTGTGGGCGGGTGGCTGGTTGCATACGGGCGATGTCGCCACTATCGATGGTATGGGCGTTATCGATATTCGTGATCGCATCAAAGACGTGATCAAGACCGGTGGCGAGTGGATTTCCTCTCTGGAACTGGAAGACCTGATCAGCCGTCACGCGGCCGTCCGCGAAGTGGCTGTGGTCGGCATGCCTGATCCACAGTGGGGGGAGCGACCCTTTGCCCTGCTGGTCGTGCGTGATGGGCAGGCGCTGGATGCCAAGGGGTTGAAGGAGCACCTCAAGCCTTTCGTCGAGCAAGGTCACCTGAGTAAATGGGCGATTCCCACGCAAATCGCGCTTGTTACTGAAATTCCCAAGACCAGCGTGGGTAAGTTGGACAAAAAGCGCATTCGCCTGGATATCGCCCAATGGCAGGCATCCGGTAGCGCCTTTCTGTCCACGCTCTAG
- a CDS encoding thiolase family protein, giving the protein MSDIVIVSGARTPMGGFQGSLSSVPAVELGATAIREAVARAGIQAADVEEVIMGCVLPAGLKQGPARQAALNAGLPSATGCTTINKLCGSGMKAVMLAHDLLKAGTNSVMVAGGMESMSNAPYVIEKARTGLRMGHGEIKDHMFLDGLEDARTGRLMGSFAQETADKYGISREEMDAYAIESLKRAQAAIANGSLNAEIVPVSVVTRKGEVLVKDDEQPLNANLEKIPSLKPAFRKDGTITAANASSISDGASALVLMTAEEAARRGLKPLAKIVGHATQSQDPSEFTIAPIGAMSNLFEKTGWRKEDVDLFEINEAFAMVTMLAIREHGLDHAKVNIYGGACAQGHPVGSTGSRIILTLINALRNTGGKRGVASLCIGGGEATAVAVELL; this is encoded by the coding sequence ATGTCCGATATCGTCATTGTCAGCGGCGCCCGTACTCCCATGGGCGGTTTCCAGGGCAGCTTGTCCAGCGTCCCAGCCGTCGAATTAGGTGCTACGGCCATTCGCGAAGCAGTGGCCCGCGCCGGCATCCAAGCGGCTGACGTGGAAGAAGTGATCATGGGTTGCGTATTGCCCGCAGGCCTCAAACAAGGCCCCGCCCGCCAAGCCGCGCTGAATGCGGGCTTACCCAGCGCCACCGGCTGTACCACCATCAACAAACTCTGCGGCTCGGGCATGAAAGCCGTGATGTTGGCCCATGATCTGCTCAAAGCCGGTACTAACAGTGTAATGGTCGCCGGCGGCATGGAAAGCATGTCCAACGCCCCCTACGTCATCGAAAAAGCCCGCACCGGTCTGCGTATGGGCCACGGCGAGATCAAGGACCACATGTTCCTCGATGGCCTGGAAGATGCGCGTACCGGCCGCCTGATGGGCTCCTTCGCCCAGGAAACCGCCGACAAATATGGCATCAGCCGCGAAGAGATGGACGCCTACGCCATCGAATCGCTGAAGCGCGCCCAGGCCGCTATCGCCAATGGCTCGCTGAACGCCGAGATCGTTCCGGTGAGCGTCGTCACCCGTAAGGGTGAAGTGCTGGTCAAGGACGATGAACAACCGCTGAACGCCAACCTGGAAAAGATCCCAAGCCTGAAACCTGCGTTCCGCAAGGACGGCACCATTACCGCCGCCAACGCCAGCTCGATCTCCGACGGTGCCAGCGCACTGGTGCTGATGACTGCCGAAGAAGCCGCCCGCCGCGGCCTCAAGCCGCTGGCCAAGATCGTTGGCCACGCCACCCAGAGCCAGGACCCGAGCGAGTTCACCATCGCCCCCATTGGGGCCATGAGCAACCTGTTCGAGAAAACCGGCTGGCGCAAAGAGGATGTCGATCTGTTTGAGATCAACGAAGCCTTTGCCATGGTCACCATGCTGGCCATTCGTGAGCATGGCCTGGATCACGCCAAGGTCAACATTTACGGCGGCGCCTGTGCTCAGGGTCACCCGGTTGGCTCCACCGGCTCGCGGATCATCCTGACCTTGATCAACGCGCTACGAAACACTGGAGGCAAGCGCGGGGTCGCGTCCCTCTGCATCGGTGGCGGCGAAGCCACTGCCGTGGCGGTGGAACTGCTCTAA
- a CDS encoding 2-hydroxyacid dehydrogenase — protein sequence MSNNSRAVFLDHASLDLGDLNLAPLQQVFGELTLHGQSAPEQIAERLQGAQIAISNKAPLTAETFAACPQLKLVLVAATGTNNIDLAAAHAHGVSVCNCQGYGTPSVAQHTLMLLLALATRLPDYQAAVRAGRWQKAQQFCLLDFPIVELEGKTLGLLGYGELGGAVAKLAEAFGMRVLLGQLPGRPPRADRMPLDELLPQVDALTLHCPLNEHTQDLIGAYQLSLMKPGAFLINSARGGLVNEQALADALRSGHLGGAATDVLTQEPPTEGNPLLAADIPRLIVTPHNAWGSREARQRIVIQLAENAEAFFSGAPRRLVG from the coding sequence ATGAGTAACAACAGCCGCGCCGTGTTCCTCGACCACGCCTCCCTCGATCTCGGCGATCTCAATCTCGCGCCGCTTCAACAGGTGTTCGGCGAACTGACCCTGCATGGGCAAAGCGCGCCCGAGCAGATTGCCGAACGCTTGCAAGGCGCCCAGATCGCCATCAGCAACAAGGCACCACTGACTGCAGAAACCTTTGCCGCCTGCCCGCAGCTCAAGCTGGTGCTGGTCGCCGCCACCGGCACCAACAATATCGACCTGGCTGCGGCCCACGCCCATGGCGTCAGCGTCTGCAACTGCCAGGGTTACGGCACTCCCTCGGTGGCGCAACACACTCTGATGCTGCTGCTCGCCCTGGCCACCCGCCTACCGGACTACCAGGCCGCAGTACGCGCCGGGCGCTGGCAAAAGGCGCAGCAGTTCTGCCTGCTGGACTTCCCGATTGTCGAGCTAGAGGGCAAGACCCTCGGTCTGCTCGGCTATGGCGAGCTGGGTGGCGCCGTTGCCAAACTGGCGGAAGCCTTCGGTATGCGCGTGCTGCTCGGGCAACTGCCCGGCCGGCCGCCGCGCGCCGACCGCATGCCGCTGGACGAGCTGCTGCCACAAGTCGATGCGCTGACCTTGCACTGCCCGCTGAACGAACACACCCAGGACCTGATCGGCGCTTACCAACTGAGCCTGATGAAACCCGGCGCCTTTCTGATCAACAGCGCCCGCGGCGGCCTGGTCAACGAGCAGGCTCTAGCCGACGCCCTGCGCAGCGGCCATCTGGGCGGTGCCGCCACCGACGTGCTGACACAGGAGCCACCAACGGAGGGCAATCCGCTGCTGGCGGCCGATATCCCGCGATTGATCGTCACCCCGCACAACGCCTGGGGCAGTCGGGAAGCGCGACAACGCATCGTCATCCAACTGGCGGAAAACGCCGAGGCGTTTTTCAGCGGTGCGCCACGCAGATTGGTCGGCTAA
- a CDS encoding DUF1302 domain-containing protein: MTTTRTFWRLAKLPLAVSLASSLAAPAFGVSFNVGEIEGQFDSSLSVGASWSTRGADPDLIGFNNGGDGLSQTSDDSRQNFKKGETFSKIFKGIHDLELKYGDTGVFVRGKYWYDFELKDESRLFKDIDDSGRKEGAKSSGAQLLDAFVYHNYDIADQPGSVRLGKQVVSWGESTFIGNSINSINPVDVSAFRRPGAEIKEGLIPVNMFYVSQSLTENLSAEAFYQLEWDQTVVDNCGTFFAQPDVVADGCDQNLAVLRTQAQLANQLGRVSPVVQGVLRNNGVTWGNPDEGVIVRRGADRDADDDGQYGMAFRYFAEELDTEFGAYFMNYHSRAPFFSATGADPSVFGLFNPRNPRGFGPQLAGALIGAGVPAGQAAGLAGQLTPALAPLVIAGNSQYFIEYPEDIKLYGLSFSTTLPTGTAWSGEVSYRPNAPVQLNTTDILFAGITPLGNRNISVLQGTPGTDLHGYRRKEITQFQTTFTHFFDQVMGASRLTLVGEIGVSHVGGLEHTSEARYGRDPVYGPGPLPADQCRSLNLGTLGNNPNAENLTKYCKDDGFVTTTSWGYRARAVWDYNDAFAGINLKPSISWSHDVDGYGANGLFNEGAKAVSLGLDAEYQNTYTSSLSYTDFFGGDFNTSIDRDFVALSFGVNF; this comes from the coding sequence ATGACAACAACTAGAACGTTCTGGCGCCTGGCAAAGCTGCCGCTGGCCGTCAGCCTCGCTTCCTCACTCGCCGCACCTGCATTCGGCGTGTCTTTCAATGTCGGAGAAATCGAAGGGCAGTTCGATTCGTCGTTGTCGGTTGGTGCCAGTTGGTCGACGCGCGGGGCCGATCCGGATCTGATCGGTTTCAACAACGGTGGGGATGGTCTGTCGCAGACCTCCGATGACTCTCGCCAGAATTTCAAGAAGGGCGAGACTTTCTCGAAGATCTTCAAGGGTATCCATGACCTCGAGTTGAAGTACGGCGACACCGGTGTGTTCGTGCGCGGCAAATACTGGTACGACTTCGAGCTGAAGGACGAGAGCCGTCTGTTCAAGGACATCGACGACAGCGGCCGCAAAGAGGGCGCCAAGTCTTCCGGTGCGCAGCTTCTCGACGCCTTCGTCTACCACAACTACGACATCGCCGATCAGCCGGGCTCTGTGCGCCTGGGCAAACAGGTGGTGAGCTGGGGCGAAAGTACCTTTATCGGCAACAGCATCAACTCGATCAACCCAGTCGACGTGTCCGCCTTCCGCCGGCCTGGTGCCGAGATCAAGGAAGGTCTGATTCCGGTCAATATGTTCTATGTGTCGCAGAGCCTCACCGAGAATTTGTCCGCTGAAGCCTTCTACCAGTTAGAGTGGGATCAGACCGTGGTGGACAACTGCGGCACCTTCTTCGCCCAGCCGGATGTGGTGGCCGATGGCTGCGATCAGAACCTGGCAGTCCTGCGCACTCAGGCTCAGCTGGCAAACCAGCTCGGGCGCGTCTCGCCTGTCGTGCAGGGGGTGCTGCGGAACAATGGCGTCACCTGGGGCAATCCGGACGAGGGTGTAATCGTTCGACGCGGCGCTGATCGTGATGCGGACGATGACGGCCAGTACGGTATGGCGTTCCGCTATTTCGCCGAGGAGCTGGATACCGAGTTCGGCGCCTACTTCATGAACTACCACAGTCGTGCGCCTTTCTTCAGTGCTACTGGAGCCGATCCGAGCGTTTTTGGGCTGTTCAACCCGCGCAATCCGCGAGGTTTTGGTCCGCAACTGGCAGGTGCCCTGATCGGTGCGGGGGTTCCTGCGGGCCAGGCTGCGGGACTGGCGGGACAGCTGACCCCGGCCCTTGCGCCCTTGGTCATTGCCGGTAACTCTCAGTACTTCATCGAGTATCCGGAGGACATCAAGCTCTATGGCTTGAGCTTCTCCACCACTCTGCCCACCGGCACCGCCTGGAGTGGCGAGGTTAGCTATCGTCCGAACGCCCCGGTCCAGCTGAATACCACCGATATTCTGTTTGCTGGCATAACTCCGTTGGGGAATCGAAACATATCGGTTCTCCAAGGTACTCCTGGCACCGACCTGCACGGCTATCGCCGCAAGGAAATTACCCAGTTCCAGACCACCTTCACGCATTTCTTCGACCAGGTCATGGGCGCCTCGCGTCTGACCTTGGTGGGCGAGATTGGCGTGAGTCATGTCGGAGGTCTGGAACACACCTCAGAAGCCCGCTATGGCCGTGATCCGGTATACGGTCCCGGTCCGCTGCCGGCCGACCAGTGCCGCTCCCTCAACCTGGGCACCCTGGGTAACAACCCCAACGCTGAGAACTTGACCAAATACTGCAAAGACGACGGTTTCGTCACCACCACCTCCTGGGGCTACCGCGCTCGGGCGGTCTGGGACTACAACGATGCCTTCGCCGGTATCAACCTGAAGCCGAGCATCTCCTGGTCGCATGACGTCGATGGTTATGGCGCCAATGGCCTCTTCAACGAAGGAGCCAAGGCCGTTAGCCTCGGCCTGGATGCTGAATACCAGAACACCTACACGAGCAGCCTGTCTTACACCGACTTCTTCGGTGGCGACTTCAACACCTCGATCGATCGTGATTTCGTCGCACTCAGCTTCGGCGTGAACTTCTAA
- a CDS encoding LysE family translocator, with translation MYWTELLTVALIHLLAVASPGPDFAVVVRESVANGRRAGTWTALGVGSAIFLHVAYSLLGIGLIVSQSIVLFNALKWLAAAYLLYIGIKALRAKPADPCAGEMSTLAVERTPRGAFTAGFVTNGLNPKATLFFLSLFTVVINPHTPLLVQAGYGVYLAAATASWFCLVAWLFSQQRVRAGFTRMGHWFDRMMGVVLIGLGVKVAFAELP, from the coding sequence ATGTATTGGACGGAACTCTTGACCGTCGCGCTGATTCACCTGCTTGCCGTGGCCAGCCCTGGCCCGGATTTCGCCGTGGTGGTGCGCGAAAGCGTGGCCAATGGCCGTCGCGCGGGCACCTGGACGGCGCTCGGGGTCGGCAGCGCAATTTTCCTCCATGTGGCGTATTCGCTGTTGGGCATCGGTCTGATCGTGTCGCAATCGATCGTGTTGTTCAACGCGCTTAAGTGGCTGGCGGCGGCTTACCTGTTGTACATCGGCATCAAGGCCTTGCGCGCCAAACCGGCTGATCCTTGCGCTGGCGAAATGTCCACGCTTGCGGTCGAGCGCACGCCGCGCGGTGCATTCACCGCGGGCTTCGTCACCAACGGGTTGAATCCCAAGGCGACGCTGTTTTTCCTCTCGCTGTTCACCGTGGTGATCAATCCGCATACCCCGTTGCTAGTGCAGGCGGGCTATGGCGTTTACCTGGCGGCCGCTACGGCGAGCTGGTTCTGCCTGGTGGCCTGGTTGTTCAGTCAGCAGCGCGTACGGGCTGGCTTTACCCGCATGGGGCATTGGTTCGACCGGATGATGGGGGTGGTGCTGATCGGGCTTGGGGTGAAGGTGGCGTTTGCTGAGTTGCCGTAG
- a CDS encoding LuxR C-terminal-related transcriptional regulator produces the protein MTDLSNSQGFACPAIPAVEGRFFRPPLPVGYVLRPRLCERLATGLGGRLLLISAPAGFGKSSLAIEFCERLPVQWQSLWLGLSHRDSDPGRFLERLLAGLQRFFPGLGEDALGLLKMRQRHQPFAFEEWLDGLLDELTQRLDPATPLLLVLDDYHLAQGVVLDRCLQFFLNHLPAGLLLLVTSRQRPDWHLARLRLSRQLLELQEQDLCLTVEESTELLASQGVELQGEAFDSLLLRSEGWVAGLRLWLLAASEAGGAEGLAHSLHGADGLIRDYLLEEVIERQSAEVQAFLYGTAFLERFCVELCDAVRESHDSAAILQHLQAHQVFLVPLDEQGRWFRYHHLFSDLLRARPAAAAAVSQSAAGLHLRACRWFSNQGLLDEAIEQALRAGQPDVAASLVQNLSEEQLLGEQNVAMLLRWKMDLPESLLSSTPRLIVLYAWALALACQLDAAQELASQLSRFLPAPSARAQRSMLAQWLALSGVIARGRGDSERAELYCGEALATLPQERFGQRLMCLSTLANLAIVRNDLWRARGLNRDALELAQRVGNPLFEALAHYDRARVLQARGEVLRAQEEVRQGLECLRGLAPQRLYAVRARLTLYEGYLLTLRLQPEAARVRLAAGIAEARACRDTSLLIGHCVLASLEGRSGRLPEAFAQLAEAERLMHIWDVPAIYYLAMITLVKCELWLLRGQTELAGSWLVRLADTYSGEQAAAAPEYHPQLPLHIELQRAALERIQGQLPDAERRLRALSARAQTAGGQLLGVIAQVQLTLLLRAAGREREAQQQLASCLDAATGGGLLPFNELLVQQPEWLREQLATRPSCALREALWAHFPEFDAEPESTDTAAPAEALSTRELAVLKLIAQGCSNQEISERLFISLHTVKTHARHINSKLGVERRTQAVARAKGLGLLR, from the coding sequence ATGACTGACCTATCCAATTCGCAAGGCTTTGCCTGTCCCGCCATTCCTGCAGTTGAGGGGCGTTTTTTTCGTCCGCCGCTGCCTGTCGGTTACGTATTGCGCCCGCGTTTGTGTGAGCGGCTGGCGACAGGATTGGGCGGTCGCCTGCTGCTGATCAGCGCACCGGCAGGGTTTGGTAAAAGTTCGCTGGCCATCGAATTCTGTGAGCGCTTGCCGGTTCAGTGGCAAAGCCTATGGCTTGGCCTCAGCCACAGGGATAGCGATCCGGGGCGTTTTCTAGAGCGCCTGCTGGCGGGGCTGCAGCGGTTTTTTCCAGGCCTGGGTGAGGATGCGCTGGGACTGCTGAAAATGCGCCAGCGGCACCAGCCGTTTGCATTTGAGGAGTGGCTGGATGGTTTGCTCGATGAGCTGACCCAGCGCCTTGATCCGGCGACACCGCTGCTGCTGGTGCTGGACGACTATCACTTGGCGCAGGGCGTGGTACTGGATCGTTGCCTGCAGTTTTTCCTCAATCACTTGCCGGCAGGTTTGCTGTTGCTAGTGACCAGCCGGCAACGACCGGATTGGCATCTGGCCCGCCTGCGACTGTCACGGCAATTGCTTGAGCTACAGGAGCAGGATCTGTGCCTGACTGTCGAGGAGTCCACAGAACTGCTCGCCAGTCAGGGCGTCGAGTTGCAAGGCGAAGCGTTCGACAGTCTGTTGCTGCGTAGCGAGGGGTGGGTGGCCGGGCTGCGTCTGTGGCTGTTGGCAGCTTCGGAAGCGGGAGGTGCAGAGGGGTTGGCGCATTCACTGCACGGTGCCGATGGCTTGATTCGAGACTATCTACTGGAAGAAGTGATCGAACGTCAGAGCGCCGAGGTGCAAGCGTTTCTGTATGGCACGGCCTTCCTTGAGCGTTTTTGCGTCGAACTCTGCGATGCGGTGCGCGAAAGCCACGACAGCGCTGCGATTCTCCAGCATCTCCAGGCGCATCAGGTGTTTCTGGTGCCGCTGGATGAGCAGGGCCGCTGGTTTCGCTATCACCACCTGTTTTCCGACCTGTTACGTGCACGCCCGGCCGCGGCCGCGGCGGTGTCGCAGTCTGCAGCCGGCCTGCACCTGCGCGCCTGTCGTTGGTTCAGTAACCAGGGCTTGCTCGATGAAGCGATAGAACAGGCGCTGCGCGCGGGGCAGCCGGATGTGGCGGCGAGTCTGGTGCAGAATCTTTCCGAGGAGCAACTGCTTGGCGAGCAGAATGTGGCGATGCTGCTGCGCTGGAAAATGGATCTACCCGAGAGCTTGCTCAGCAGTACGCCAAGGTTGATTGTGCTGTACGCCTGGGCGCTGGCGTTGGCCTGCCAGCTTGACGCTGCGCAAGAGCTGGCGAGCCAGTTGTCACGCTTCCTGCCGGCACCCTCGGCACGGGCGCAGCGTTCAATGCTGGCGCAATGGCTGGCGTTAAGTGGTGTGATTGCCCGTGGCCGTGGCGATAGCGAACGCGCTGAGTTGTATTGCGGGGAGGCGTTGGCGACTCTGCCGCAGGAGCGTTTTGGGCAGCGTTTGATGTGCCTGTCGACCTTGGCCAACCTGGCGATCGTGCGCAATGATCTGTGGCGCGCCCGCGGCCTCAACCGCGATGCTCTGGAGTTGGCGCAGCGGGTCGGTAATCCCTTGTTCGAAGCGTTGGCGCACTACGACCGTGCGCGGGTGCTGCAGGCGCGTGGCGAGGTGTTGCGGGCGCAGGAGGAAGTGCGCCAGGGCCTGGAATGCCTGCGTGGCCTGGCGCCGCAACGCCTGTATGCGGTGCGCGCCCGGCTGACCCTATATGAAGGGTATCTACTGACCTTGCGACTGCAACCCGAGGCTGCGCGCGTCCGTCTCGCGGCCGGGATCGCGGAGGCGCGCGCCTGTCGCGATACCAGCCTGCTGATTGGTCACTGTGTACTCGCCAGTCTGGAAGGGCGTAGTGGGCGCTTGCCGGAAGCCTTCGCCCAGCTCGCAGAGGCCGAGCGGTTGATGCACATCTGGGACGTGCCGGCGATTTACTATCTGGCGATGATCACCCTGGTCAAATGCGAACTCTGGTTGCTGCGTGGTCAGACTGAACTGGCTGGCAGTTGGTTGGTGCGCTTGGCGGACACCTACAGCGGTGAGCAGGCGGCTGCGGCGCCGGAATACCATCCGCAGCTGCCGCTGCATATCGAATTACAGCGCGCGGCCCTAGAGCGGATTCAGGGGCAATTGCCAGACGCAGAGCGCCGTCTGCGGGCCTTGAGTGCGCGTGCGCAAACCGCCGGAGGACAGTTGCTTGGGGTCATCGCGCAAGTTCAATTGACTTTGCTGCTACGTGCCGCTGGCCGTGAGCGTGAGGCCCAGCAACAGCTGGCCAGTTGCTTGGACGCGGCCACAGGTGGCGGCTTGTTACCCTTCAATGAGTTGCTCGTGCAGCAACCCGAGTGGTTGCGCGAGCAACTGGCGACGCGCCCATCCTGTGCTCTGCGCGAAGCGTTGTGGGCGCATTTTCCGGAGTTCGATGCCGAGCCAGAGAGCACCGACACTGCCGCGCCGGCAGAGGCCTTGAGTACGCGCGAGTTAGCGGTGTTGAAGCTGATCGCTCAGGGTTGTTCGAATCAGGAAATCAGCGAGCGGCTGTTTATTTCCCTGCATACGGTCAAGACCCACGCCCGCCATATCAACAGCAAACTCGGCGTCGAACGGCGTACTCAGGCGGTGGCGCGGGCCAAGGGGCTTGGCTTATTGCGCTGA
- a CDS encoding DUF1329 domain-containing protein encodes MKITKSLLQTGALALSLVATGVTAAVSADEAAKLDSTLTPLGAEKAGNADGSIPAWTGGLPQNAGTADSRGFLADPFPGEKALFTITAQNVDQYKDKLTPGQYAMFKRYPETYKIPVFPTHRTAGVPANVAAAATTNATTTKLVQGGNGLENFKEAYPFPIPQNGVEAIWNHITRYRGGSVRRLVTQATPQPNGSYSLVYFQDEFTFRANLKDYDAGKPSNILFYFKQRVTAPSRLAGNVLLVHETLDQVKEPRLAWIYNAGQRRVRRAPQVSYDGPGTAADGLRTSDNFDMYNGSPDRYDWKLEGKKEIYIPYNSYRLDSPQLKYSDIVKAGHINQDLTRYELHRVWHVVGTLKAGERHIYAKRDFYLDEDTWQAAEVDHYDGRGTLWRVAEAHSQYYYNTQVPWYTLESLYDLLSGRYLALGMKNEEKQSYDFNYAASETDYTPAALRQAGVR; translated from the coding sequence ATGAAAATAACAAAGAGTCTGTTGCAAACCGGTGCTCTGGCGCTGTCTCTGGTCGCCACGGGCGTCACGGCTGCGGTTTCTGCTGACGAAGCTGCAAAGCTGGACAGCACCCTGACTCCACTGGGTGCCGAAAAGGCCGGTAACGCCGATGGCTCGATCCCCGCGTGGACTGGCGGCCTGCCGCAGAATGCCGGCACGGCTGATAGCAGGGGCTTCCTGGCCGATCCGTTCCCAGGCGAGAAGGCGCTGTTCACCATCACCGCGCAGAACGTCGATCAGTACAAAGACAAGCTGACCCCTGGCCAGTACGCGATGTTCAAGCGCTATCCGGAAACCTACAAGATTCCGGTATTCCCCACCCACCGCACGGCGGGTGTACCGGCCAACGTAGCGGCGGCCGCCACGACCAACGCGACGACTACCAAGTTGGTGCAGGGCGGTAACGGCCTGGAGAACTTCAAAGAAGCCTATCCCTTCCCGATTCCGCAAAACGGTGTAGAGGCGATCTGGAACCATATCACCCGTTACCGTGGCGGTAGCGTGCGTCGTCTGGTGACTCAGGCAACCCCGCAACCGAATGGCTCGTACTCACTGGTTTACTTCCAGGATGAGTTCACCTTCCGCGCCAACCTGAAGGATTACGACGCGGGCAAGCCGAGCAACATCCTGTTCTACTTCAAGCAGCGGGTTACCGCTCCTTCGCGTCTGGCAGGTAACGTGTTGTTGGTGCATGAAACCCTCGACCAGGTTAAAGAACCACGTCTGGCGTGGATCTACAACGCCGGTCAGCGTCGGGTGCGTCGTGCGCCGCAGGTGTCTTATGACGGCCCAGGGACTGCAGCAGACGGCCTGCGTACGTCCGATAACTTCGACATGTACAACGGCTCGCCGGACCGCTACGACTGGAAGCTGGAAGGCAAGAAGGAAATCTACATTCCTTACAACAGCTACCGTCTGGATTCGCCACAGCTGAAATACAGCGACATCGTCAAGGCTGGTCACATCAACCAGGATCTGACCCGTTACGAGCTGCACCGCGTCTGGCATGTGGTGGGTACGCTGAAGGCTGGCGAGCGCCACATTTACGCCAAACGTGACTTCTACCTTGATGAAGACACCTGGCAGGCAGCTGAAGTCGATCATTACGACGGCCGCGGTACCCTTTGGCGTGTGGCTGAGGCTCACTCCCAGTACTACTACAACACGCAAGTGCCGTGGTACACCCTGGAAAGCCTCTATGACCTGCTGTCCGGTCGTTACCTGGCGCTGGGGATGAAGAACGAGGAGAAACAATCCTACGACTTCAACTACGCCGCTTCGGAAACCGATTACACCCCGGCCGCATTGCGTCAGGCTGGCGTGCGTTAA